Proteins from a single region of Chanodichthys erythropterus isolate Z2021 chromosome 13, ASM2448905v1, whole genome shotgun sequence:
- the LOC137035037 gene encoding myosin heavy chain, fast skeletal muscle-like encodes MSTDAEMAAYGKASIYLRKPEKERIEAQNKPFDAKSACYVADEKELYLKGTIKSKDGGKVTVVLLDTKEERVAKEEDVYPMNPPKYDKIEDMAMMTHLNEASVLYNLKERYAAWMIYTYSGLFCATVNPYKMLPVYDPEVVSAYRGKKRMEAPPHIFSVSDNAYQFMQTDREHQSVLITGESGAGKTVNTKRVIQYFATVAVSGGEKKKESKIKGSLEDQIIAANPLLEAYGNAKTVRNDNSSRFGKFIRIHFGTSGKLASADIETYLLEKSRVSFQLPDERGYHIFYQMMTNHKPELIEMTLITTNPYDFPMCSQGQITVASIDDKVELDATDDAIDILGFNTEEKMGIYKFTGAVLHHGNMKFKQKQREEQAEPDGNEEADKIAYLLGLNSAEMLKGLCYPRVKVGNEFVTKGQTVPQVYNSVSALAKSIYERMFLWMVIRINQMLDTKQQRNFYIGVLDIAGFEIFDYNSMEQLCINFTNEKLQQFFNHHMFVLEQEEYKKEGIVWEFIDFGMDLASCIELIEKPMGIFSILEEECMFPKASDTSFKNKLYDQHLGKNNAFQKPKPAKGKAEAHFSLVHYAGTVDYNITGWLDKNKDPLNESVLQLYQKSSNKLLASLYPPVVEDTTKKGGKKKGGSMQTVSSQFRENLGKLMTNLRSTHPHFVRCLIPNESKTPGLMENFLVIHQLRCNGVLEGIRICRKGFPSRIQYGDFKQRYKVLNAGVIPEGQFMDNKKASEKLLGSIDVPHDEYRFGHTKVFFKAGLLGTLEEMRDEKLAALVTMTQALCRGYVMRKEYVKMTERRESIYTIQYNVRSFMNVKHWPWMKVYYKIKPLLKSAETEKELSGMKEEFTKCKESLAKSEAKKKELEEKMVSLLQEKNDLQLQVASESENLSDAEERCEGLIKSKIQLEAKLKETTERLEDEEEINAELTAKKRKLEDECSELKKDIDDLELTLAKVEKEKHATENKVKNLTEEMTSQDESLAKLTKEKKALQEAHQQTLDDLQAEEDKVNTLTKSKTKLEQQVDDLEGSLEQEKKLRMDLERAKRKLEGDLKLSQESVMDLENDKQQSDEKIKKKDFETSQLLSKIEDEQSLGAQLQKKIKELQARIEELEEEIEAERAARAKVEKQRADLSRELEEISERLEEAGGANSAQIEMNKKREAEFQKLRRDLEESTLQHEATAAALRKKQADSVAELGEQIDNLQRVKQKLEKEKSEYKMEIDDLSSNMEAVAKAKGNLEKMCRTLEDQLSEFKSKNDENSRQINDLSAQRARFQTENGEFGRQLEEKEALVSQLTRGKQAFTQQIEELKRHIEEEVKAKNALAHAVQSARHDCDLLREQFEEEQEAKAELQRGMSKANSEVSQWRTKYETDAIQRTEELEESKKKLAQRLQEAEEQVEAVNSKCASLEKTKQRLQAEVEDLMIDVERANGLAANLDKKQRNFDKVLAEWKQKYEEGQAELEGAQKEARSLSTELFKMKNSYEESLDQLETLKRENKNLQQEISDLTEQLGETGKGIHELEKAKKTVETEKAEIQTALEEAEGTLEHEESKILRVQLELNQVKSEIDRKLAEKDEEMEQIKRNSQRIIESMQGTLDSEVRSRNDALRIKKKMEGDLNEMEIQLSHANRQAAEAQKQLRNVQGQLKDAQLHLDDAQRGQEDMKEQVAMVERRNTLMQSEIEELRGALEQTERGRKVAEQELVDISERVGLLHSQNTSLLNTKKKLEADLIHVQSEVDDTVQEARNAEEKAKKAITDAALMAEELKKEQDTSSHLERMKKNLEVTVKDLQHRLDEAENLAMKGGKKQLQKLESRVHELETEIEAEQRRGADAVKGVRKYERRVKELTYQTDEDKKNVARLQDLVDKLQLKVKAYKRQSEEAEEQANGYLSKLRKVQHELEEAEERADISESQVNKLRVKSRDAGKVRLSR; translated from the exons ATGAGTACGGACGCGGAGATGGCCGCTTATGGCAAGGCTTCCATTTACCTTCGTAAGCCTGAGAAGGAGAGAATCGAGGCTCAGAACAAACCATTTGATGCCAAGTCTGCCTGCTATGTGGCTGATGAGAAAGAGTTGTACCTCAAGGGAACAATCAAGAGCAAAGATGGTGGCAAAGTCACGGTTGTTTTGCTTGACACTAAGGAG GAGAGAGTTGCTAAGGAAGAAGATGTTTACCCAATGAATCCTCCCAAGTATGACAAGATTGAGGACATGGCCATGATGACCCATCTCAATGAAGCCTCTGTGCTGTATAACCTCAAAGAGCGTTATGCTGCATGGATGATCTAC ACCTACTCTGGGCTCTTCTGCGCAACTGTGAACCCCTACAAGATGCTCCCGGTGTATGATCCAGAAGTGGTGTCTGCTTACAGAGGCAAAAAGCGTATGGAGGCCCCACCCCACATCTTCTCTGTCTCTGACAACGCCTATCAGTTTATGCAAACTG ATAGAGAACACCAGTCTGTCCTGATTAC TGGAGAATCCGGTGCTGGAAAGACTGTGAACACCAAACGTGTCATCCAGTACTTTGCCACAGTTGCAGTATCAGGTGGTGAAAAGAAGAAAGAGAGTAAAATAAAG GGCTCTCTTGAGGACCAGATCATTGCTGCCAACCCTCTGCTTGAGGCTTATGGTAATGCCAAGACTGTGAGAAATGACAACTCCTCTCGTTTT gGTAAATTTATCAGAATTCACTTCGGTACATCTGGAAAACTGGCTAGTGCTGACATTGAGACAT ATCTGCTGGAGAAGTCTAGAGTGTCATTCCAGCTTCCAGATGAGAGAGGCTACCACATCTTCTACCAGATGATGACCAACCATAAGCCTGAGCTGATTG AAATGACGCTCATCACCACCAACCCCTATGACTTCCCCATGTGCAGTCAGGGTCAGATCACAGTGGCCAGCATTGATGATAAAGTGGAGCTGGATGCTACTGAT GATGCTATTGACATTCTGGGTTTCAATACTGAGGAGAAAATGGGCATCTACAAGTTCACTGGAGCTGTGCTTCATCATGGTAAcatgaagtttaaacagaaGCAGCGTGAGGAGCAGGCTGAGCCTGATGGCAATGAGG AGGCTGACAAAATCGCCTACCTTCTGGGTTTGAACTCTGCTGAAATGCTAAAGGGTTTGTGCTACCCCAGAGTCAAGGTCGGAAATGAGTTTGTGACCAAAGGTCAGACCGTGCCGCAG GTGTACAACTCAGTTAGCGCCTTGGCCAAATCTATCTATGAGAGGATGTTCTTGTGGATGGTCATTCGTATCAACCAGATGTTGGacacaaaacaacaaagaaatttcTACATTGGCGTGCTGGATATTGCTGGCTTTGAGATCTTTGAT TACAACAGCATGGAGCAGCTGTGCATCAACTTCACCAATGAGAAACTGCAACAGTTTTTCAACCACCACATGTTTGTGCTGGAACAAGAGGAGTACAAGAAGGAGGGCATTGTTTGGGAGTTCATTGACTTCGGCATGGACTTGGCTTCTTGCATTGAGCTCATTGAGAAG CCCATGGGTATCTTCTCCATCCTTGAAGAGGAGTGCATGTTCCCCAAGGCTTCAGACACTTCCTTCAAGAACAAGCTGTATGATCAGCATCTTGGCAAAAACAATGCTTTCCAGAAACCAAAGCCTGCCAAAGGCAAGGCCGAAGCCCACTTCTCTCTGGTTCACTACGCTGGAACTGTGGACTACAACATCACTGGCTGGTTGGACAAGAACAAGGATCCACTGAATGAGTCTGTTCTGCAGCTGTACCAGAAGTCTTCTAACAAACTGCTGGCTTCTCTCTACCCACCTGTTGTTGagg ATACTACTAAAAAGGGTGGCAAGAAGAAGGGTGGATCCATGCAGACTGTGTCCTCCCAGTTCAGG GAGAACTTGGGCAAACTCATGACCAACTTGAGGAGCACTCACCCTCACTTTGTGCGCTGTCTGATTCCTAATGAGTCCAAGACTCCAG GTCTCATGGAGAACTTCCTGGTTATCCACCAGCTGAGGTGTAATGGTGTACTGGAGGGTATCAGAATCTGCAGAAAGGGCTTCCCCAGCAGAATCCAATATGGTGACTTTAAGCAGAG ATACAAGGTGCTGAATGCCGGTGTTATCCCTGAAGGACAGTTTATGGATAACAAGAAGGCCAGTGAGAAACTCCTGGGATCCATCGATGTTCCTCATGATGAGTACAGATTTGGACACACAAAG GTGTTCTTCAAAGCTGGTCTTCTGGGTACTCTTGAGGAGATGCGTGATGAGAAATTGGCTGCTCTGGTCACAATGACTCAGGCTCTCTGCCGTGGCTATGTGATGAGGAAGGAGTATGTGAAAATGACGGAGAGGAG GGAGTCCATTTACACTATCCAATACAACGTCCGTTCATTCATGAATGTCAAACACTGGCCATGGATGAAGGTTTACTACAAGATTAAGCCTCTGCTGAAGAGTGCCGAGACTGAGAAGGAGCTGTCGGGCATGAAAGAGGAATTTACAAAATGCAAAGAGTCTTTGGCTAAGTCTGAAGCCAAAAAGAAGGAGCTTGAAGAGAAGATGGTATCACTGCTGCAAGAGAAAAATGATCTGCAGCTGCAAGTAGCATCT GAATCTGAGAATCTCTCAGACGCTGAGGAGAGGTGTGAGGGTCTGATCAAGAGCAAAATCCAGCTTGAAGCTAAACTCAAAGAGACAACTGAAAGACtggaggatgaggaagaaaTCAATGCTGAACTGACAGCCAAGAAGAGGAAACTGGAGGATGAGTGCTCtgagctgaagaaagacatTGATGACCTGGAGCTTACCTTGGCTAAAGTGGAGAAGGAGAAACATGCCACTGAGAATAAG GTTAAGAACTTGACTGAGGAAATGACATCTCAGGATGAGAGCCTTGCCAAGCTTACGAAGGAGAAGAAAGCCCTCCAAGAGGCACATCAGCAGACACTGGATGATCTCCAGGCAGAGGAGGACAAAGTCAACACCCTGACAAAATCAAAGACAAAACTTGAGCAGCAAGTTGATGAT CTTGAGGGTTCCCTTGAACAAGAGAAGAAGCTCCGCATGGACCTGGAAAGAGCCAAGAGAAAGCTGGAAGGAGACCTGAAATTATCACAAGAGTCCGTCATGGACCTGGAGAATGACAAGCAGCAATCTgatgagaaaataaaaaa GAAAGATTTTGAAACAAGCCAGCTGCTCAGCAAGATAGAAGATGAACAATCTCTGGGTGCTCAACTCCAAAAGAAGATCAAGGAGCTTCAg GCTCGCATTGAGGAACTGGAGGAAGAGATCGAGGCTGAGCGTGCTGCTCGTGCCAAGGTTGAGAAACAGAGAGCTGATCTCTCCAGGGAACTTGAGGAGATCAGTGAGAGGCTTGAGGAGGCTGGAGGAGCCAATTCTGCTCAGATCGAGATGAATAAGAAGCGTGAAGCTGAATTCCAGAAGCTGCGTCGTGATCTTGAAGAGTCCACCCTCCAGCATGAAGCTACAGCTGCTGCCCTACGCAAGAAGCAGGCAGACAGTGTGGCTGAGCTGGGAGAGCAAATCGACAACCTGCAGCGTGTCAAGCAGAAGCTTGAGAAGGAGAAGAGTGAATACAAAATGGAGATTGATGATCTTTCCAGCAACATGGAAGCTGTTGCCAAAGCAAAG GGCAACCTTGAGAAGATGTGCCGCACACTTGAGGACCAACTTAGTGAATTTAAGTCCAAGAATGATGAGAACAGTCGCCAGATAAATGATCTCAGTGCTCAAAGAGCAagatttcaaactgaaaatg GTGAGTTTGGCCGTCAGCTGGAGGAGAAGGAAGCTCTAGTTTCTCAGCTCACCAGAGGCAAACAAGCTTTCACTCAGCAAATTGAGGAGCTTAAGAGGCATATTGAAGAGGAGGTTAAG GCTAAGAATGCACTGGCCCATGCTGTACAATCAGCTCGTCATGACTGTGACCTGCTCCGTGAGCAGTTTGAGGAAGAGCAGGAGGCAAAGGCTGAGCTGCAGCGGGGAATGTCAAAGGCCAACAGCGAGGTTTCTCAATGGAGAACCAAGTATGAAACTGATGCCATTCAGCGCACTGAGGAGCTTGAAGAATCCAA GAAGAAGCTGGCTCAGCGTCTGCAAGAGGCAGAGGAACAAGTTGAGGCAGTGAACTCCAAATGCGCATCTCTGGAGAAGACCAAACAGAGACTCCAGGCTGAGGTGGAGGACCTCATGATTGATGTGGAGAGAGCCAATGGTTTGGCTGCTAACCTTGACAAGAAGCAGAGGAACTTTGACAAG GTCTTGGCAGAATGGAAGCAGAAATATGAGGAAGGTCAGGCAGAGCTGGAAGGTGCCCAGAAAGAGGCTCGTTCACTCAGCACTGAACTGTTCAAGATGAAGAACTCCTATGAAGAAAGTCTGGATCAACTGGAGACCCTCAAGAGAGAGAACAAGAATCTGCAGC AGGAGATTTCAGATCTGACAGAGCAGTTAGGTGAGACTGGGAAAGGCATCCATGAGCTGGAAAAAGCCAAGAAGACAGTGGAGACTGAGAAGGCAGAGATTCAGACTGCCCTGGAGGAGGCTGAA gGCACCCTGGAGCATGAGGAGTCCAAGATTCTTCGTGTCCAGCTTGAGCTAAACCAGGTCAAAAGTGAGATTGACAGGAAGCTTGCAGAGAAGGATGAGGAGATGGAGCAGATCAAGAGGAACAGCCAGAGAATCATTGAATCCATGCAGGGCACTCTGGACTCTGAAGTTAGGAGCAGGAATGATGCTCTGAGAATCAAGAAGAAGATGGAGGGAGACCTTAATGAGATGGAGATTCAGCTGAGCCATGCCAATCGCCAGGCTGCTGAAGCCCAGAAGCAGCTCAGGAACGTTCAAGGACAACTCAAG GATGCCCAACTGCACCTTGATGATGCCCAGAGAGGACAGGAAGACATGAAGGAGCAGGTGGCCATGGTGGAGCGCAGAAACACTCTGATGCAGTCTGAGATTGAGGAGCTGAGAGGTGCTCTAGAGCAGACAGAGAGAGGACGCAAAGTGGCTGAACAAGAGCTGGTGGATATCAGTGAGCGTGTTGGGCTGCTGCACTCTCAG AATACAAGTCTCCTGAACACCAAGAAGAAGCTTGAGGCTGACCTTATTCATGTTCAGAGTGAAGTTGATGACA